A portion of the Leptospira kanakyensis genome contains these proteins:
- a CDS encoding pentapeptide repeat-containing protein encodes MKEEIQKILQMVKESKISEAQGAELISELSQVSEETDEDKTKPWSFRSIGEQFIKFSNDVEGLYASDLKDNNMSMSRVQIPKGDRFQFKNNTIRMSAMEQVVLDDSDFMRNTISKSNLHALKVARGSFQNSELSASNLEHLQIDDGHFDTVEVHSSHLKKVEVISSNVTNSHFTAASVKDLLIHDGSDLSACSFEGAQLSHIEVSTSQLKGMELQASRLQHIRFMNTTTDQLVTRFMKFDHTSFENCTLSDVLFTASEGWRKVGFDQVNFENVKLNKALFGECDLKRVTIKNVDLSEIRVMNQKLTDVTIDGNAEFCKLFGIVSNPMTAVS; translated from the coding sequence ATGAAAGAAGAAATTCAAAAAATCCTACAGATGGTAAAAGAAAGTAAAATCTCTGAAGCGCAAGGTGCAGAGTTAATTTCGGAACTTTCGCAAGTCAGTGAAGAGACCGATGAAGATAAAACAAAACCTTGGAGTTTTCGTTCTATCGGTGAACAGTTCATTAAGTTTTCCAATGATGTAGAAGGGCTCTATGCGAGTGACTTAAAAGATAACAATATGTCCATGTCTCGTGTGCAGATTCCCAAAGGAGATCGTTTTCAGTTCAAAAATAATACGATTCGTATGTCGGCTATGGAACAGGTGGTGTTAGACGATTCTGATTTTATGAGAAATACAATCAGCAAAAGTAACCTGCATGCACTCAAAGTCGCACGCGGGTCATTTCAAAATTCTGAACTCTCTGCAAGCAACCTAGAACATTTACAAATTGACGATGGACACTTTGATACTGTGGAAGTTCATAGCTCTCACTTAAAAAAAGTAGAAGTCATATCATCCAATGTTACGAACTCTCATTTTACAGCTGCCTCGGTAAAAGATCTATTGATCCATGACGGGTCAGATCTATCAGCTTGTTCTTTTGAAGGTGCGCAGCTCAGTCACATAGAAGTTTCTACTTCTCAACTGAAAGGGATGGAACTACAAGCATCAAGACTCCAACACATTCGCTTTATGAACACAACAACCGACCAACTGGTCACTCGGTTTATGAAGTTTGATCATACATCCTTTGAAAATTGTACACTGAGTGATGTGCTTTTTACCGCAAGTGAAGGATGGAGAAAAGTTGGATTCGATCAGGTAAACTTTGAAAATGTAAAACTAAACAAAGCCCTTTTTGGAGAATGTGATCTGAAACGAGTGACGATCAAAAATGTGGATCTTTCCGAAATCAGGGTGATGAACCAAAAGTTGACTGATGTTACGATCGATGGCAACGCAGAATTCTGTAAATTATTTGGAATCGTATCAAACCCTATGACTGCAGTGAGTTAG
- a CDS encoding DUF2089 family protein — translation MPLGDLKKIDSSLSCPSCQEPLRPLVLGCDGCGIRVEGPFQLNEFATLSADDLHFLRIFVLSEGRVRDMQSSLGLSYPTIRARLTLLKNKLVGDDLTPKSTDREIQKSKKAGGADEVLDQLAKGKIDFDEAMRTIRKLPKK, via the coding sequence ATGCCTTTAGGTGATCTAAAAAAAATCGATTCTAGTTTGAGTTGTCCGTCTTGCCAGGAACCTCTCCGGCCCTTGGTTCTCGGCTGCGATGGATGTGGGATCCGAGTCGAAGGACCATTCCAACTCAATGAGTTTGCGACCCTCTCTGCGGATGATCTTCACTTTCTGCGTATTTTTGTGCTCAGTGAAGGAAGAGTCCGTGATATGCAATCGTCGCTTGGACTCAGTTATCCGACGATTCGAGCTCGGTTGACTTTGTTAAAAAACAAATTGGTTGGGGACGACCTCACACCCAAATCCACGGATCGAGAAATCCAAAAAAGCAAAAAGGCAGGTGGGGCCGATGAGGTTCTCGACCAACTTGCGAAAGGTAAAATTGATTTCGATGAGGCAATGCGGACTATCCGTAAACTCCCAAAAAAATAA